Proteins encoded within one genomic window of Hyalangium ruber:
- a CDS encoding imm11 family protein, producing the protein MSKRFFALADNVNFPHRWDLDTPVGRQGRKVDDRQFLRGTPVHIEDRLRIPVEIAGKPLDFTEAGISIPVVHVRVASMFTQLAPDDVQLIPVDVKGQPDQYLILVATHLIRCIDETASRIELWTHEDGVPHKVGQYSSVRDLRIDKAKVGSARVFRLEGWSGPLLVSEEIKDALERMGATGTRFEEV; encoded by the coding sequence ATGTCCAAGCGGTTCTTCGCGCTAGCCGACAATGTGAATTTCCCGCACCGGTGGGACCTTGATACGCCGGTGGGCCGTCAGGGCCGAAAGGTGGACGACCGGCAGTTCCTGCGCGGGACCCCTGTCCACATCGAGGACCGCTTGAGAATCCCGGTCGAGATCGCAGGCAAGCCTCTGGATTTCACGGAAGCGGGCATCAGCATCCCAGTAGTCCATGTCAGGGTCGCGTCCATGTTCACGCAACTGGCACCTGACGACGTGCAGCTGATACCCGTCGACGTCAAGGGCCAGCCAGATCAGTACCTCATCCTCGTTGCCACACACCTCATCCGCTGTATCGATGAAACGGCGTCCCGAATCGAACTCTGGACGCACGAGGACGGAGTGCCCCACAAGGTCGGTCAGTACTCCTCCGTGCGGGACCTGCGTATCGACAAGGCGAAGGTGGGAAGCGCTCGGGTATTTCGCCTCGAGGGATGGTCGGGCCCGCTGCTCGTCTCCGAGGAGATCAAAGACGCCTTGGAGCGCATGGGCGCCACCGGCACGCGGTTCGAGGAGGTTTAG
- the rsmD gene encoding 16S rRNA (guanine(966)-N(2))-methyltransferase RsmD, producing the protein MRIVAGSAKGRAIQGPKPTSKHIRPTADRVRETLFNVLGQFLEGQAVLDLYAGTGALGLEALSRGAGRAVLVDSDREALALCRQNTDTLGFTSQVEILAQPVARAVEALGKRGERFELVFADPPYAARVVESVLELVVRAGLLAPGGMLIIEHDKREPAPDSHEGMSREDQRRFGDTLMSFYRIP; encoded by the coding sequence ATGCGAATCGTCGCGGGCAGCGCCAAGGGCCGCGCCATCCAAGGCCCCAAGCCGACCTCCAAGCACATCCGCCCCACGGCGGACCGCGTGCGGGAGACGCTCTTCAACGTGCTCGGCCAGTTCCTGGAGGGCCAGGCCGTGTTGGATCTCTACGCGGGCACCGGGGCCCTGGGGCTGGAGGCCCTCTCGCGCGGGGCGGGCCGGGCTGTGCTGGTGGACTCGGATCGCGAGGCCCTGGCCCTGTGCCGGCAGAACACGGACACCCTGGGCTTCACCTCCCAGGTGGAGATCCTCGCCCAGCCGGTGGCCCGCGCCGTGGAGGCCCTGGGCAAGCGGGGCGAGCGCTTCGAGCTGGTGTTCGCCGATCCGCCGTACGCCGCCCGGGTGGTGGAGTCGGTGCTGGAGTTGGTGGTGCGCGCCGGGCTGCTGGCCCCCGGGGGCATGCTCATCATCGAGCACGACAAGCGCGAGCCGGCGCCCGACTCCCACGAGGGGATGAGCCGCGAGGATCAGCGCCGGTTCGGCGACACCCTCATGAGCTTCTATCGCATTCCTTGA
- a CDS encoding serine/threonine protein kinase — translation MTIPAGPRFPPFGESIGRWRLLKCAGHGTFGIVFRVQRIDAPGTVAALKIARESRDPRFEREAKLLDTARSPHLPRLLDKGEWLLSSGQSYSYLVMEWVEGLPLYVMQRETGLTNASAARALAHVAYALAELHRLGGVHRDVKGDNVLVNADGTAVLVDLGAAWHVGAHPLTDTVIPPGTEAYRSPELLRFRRQFRHDPEARYPSCPADDLYALGVMAYRLVTGTYPGPRTDPDISSAEPPRFLPPGALATVRPELERLILRMLSREREARGTAGELADALSRVSTGLEAATPIGVSPSVMETQKTARPGPRFWQVSRTARRLVVLGGCAAVALLMVLPTRGGQHEAPLYVAAAPEQLMDDDRDGGTVGLGEELLASVTRDVPFSGAPTAALALPMPKVPFKGQKKPPCNPLSEREIIGACWVVMELKPPCAKAGFEHDGKCVIPTAELPRPPTSDKP, via the coding sequence ATGACGATACCCGCTGGTCCCCGATTCCCTCCCTTTGGCGAAAGCATTGGCCGGTGGCGGCTGCTCAAGTGCGCAGGGCACGGTACCTTCGGCATCGTTTTCCGTGTTCAGCGCATCGATGCGCCAGGGACCGTGGCTGCGTTGAAGATCGCCCGGGAGTCGAGAGATCCGCGCTTCGAACGGGAGGCGAAGCTGCTGGACACCGCCCGCTCGCCGCACCTGCCTCGGCTACTGGACAAGGGGGAATGGCTCTTGTCTTCCGGGCAGAGTTACTCCTACCTCGTCATGGAGTGGGTGGAGGGGCTGCCGCTGTACGTCATGCAGAGAGAGACGGGCCTTACCAACGCCTCCGCGGCACGAGCCCTGGCCCATGTGGCGTACGCTCTGGCGGAGCTTCATCGGCTTGGTGGGGTTCACAGGGATGTGAAAGGCGACAACGTGCTGGTGAACGCCGACGGCACCGCTGTGCTCGTGGACCTGGGGGCTGCGTGGCACGTGGGAGCGCATCCGCTCACCGATACCGTGATTCCTCCTGGCACCGAGGCATACCGCAGCCCTGAGCTGCTGCGCTTCCGACGCCAGTTTCGCCACGACCCCGAAGCGCGCTACCCGTCCTGTCCTGCCGATGATCTCTACGCGCTGGGAGTGATGGCCTACCGCCTCGTGACAGGGACCTATCCGGGGCCCCGCACCGATCCGGACATCTCTTCCGCCGAGCCGCCGCGCTTTTTACCCCCGGGAGCCTTGGCAACGGTGAGACCGGAGTTAGAGCGGCTCATCCTCCGGATGCTCTCCCGGGAGCGAGAGGCGCGAGGTACCGCAGGCGAACTCGCCGACGCCCTGAGCAGGGTCAGCACTGGGCTTGAGGCTGCCACGCCCATCGGTGTCAGTCCGTCTGTGATGGAGACCCAGAAGACCGCGAGGCCTGGCCCTCGCTTCTGGCAGGTGTCGCGTACAGCACGCAGGCTCGTGGTGTTGGGAGGCTGTGCCGCTGTGGCTTTGCTCATGGTGCTACCCACGCGAGGGGGGCAGCACGAGGCTCCGCTCTACGTGGCCGCCGCCCCGGAACAACTCATGGACGACGATAGGGACGGTGGCACCGTGGGCCTTGGGGAGGAACTGCTCGCCAGCGTCACTCGCGACGTTCCCTTCTCCGGAGCGCCCACCGCCGCATTGGCCCTGCCTATGCCGAAGGTTCCGTTCAAAGGGCAGAAGAAGCCCCCCTGCAACCCTCTTTCGGAGAGGGAGATCATCGGCGCGTGCTGGGTTGTGATGGAGTTGAAGCCTCCGTGTGCCAAAGCTGGCTTCGAGCACGATGGAAAGTGCGTCATCCCCACTGCCGAGTTGCCCCGACCGCCCACCTCCGACAAGCCGTGA
- a CDS encoding type VI secretion system accessory protein TagJ, giving the protein MGMDAVERSCCHGGLHASLGATTETVEQLIQKGDFVGALRALEAELQAQPAPEKYLLVFNLRTRLEDYDGALAALEQVVRLMPDFAEGAGFLRDCAEAERLRTLRGKDAALAGARKMLGGMPPPASMRLAQAAVFHAQGRYAEAARTLTEAKEAGPAVSGTLTRTNGAVVRFTDLTDSDELTGRHLPCFEGRTLLDVPYSELREVRFAPPRSFMESAWLPALLVPRSGEPVPLRVFTFYAGTGRHESEQVRMGGMTFWEHGHGYAEGVGQRDFKVTHEDGTTGLVGVLQVAQIVFDAPSAPQVKGEEEKPQRKGFWSRLFG; this is encoded by the coding sequence ATGGGCATGGACGCTGTGGAGCGGTCCTGCTGTCATGGCGGCCTCCATGCCAGCCTGGGGGCCACCACGGAGACCGTCGAGCAGTTGATTCAAAAGGGAGACTTCGTGGGGGCGCTGCGCGCGCTGGAGGCCGAGCTCCAGGCTCAGCCCGCGCCGGAGAAGTACCTCCTCGTCTTCAACCTGCGCACGCGCCTGGAGGACTATGACGGGGCGCTGGCCGCGCTGGAGCAGGTGGTGCGGCTCATGCCCGACTTCGCCGAGGGGGCTGGCTTCCTGCGGGACTGTGCGGAGGCGGAGCGGCTGCGCACGCTGCGAGGCAAGGACGCGGCGCTGGCGGGCGCGCGGAAGATGTTGGGGGGGATGCCGCCTCCGGCGTCGATGCGCCTGGCCCAGGCGGCGGTGTTTCATGCCCAGGGGCGTTACGCGGAGGCCGCGCGCACGCTGACCGAGGCGAAGGAGGCCGGGCCGGCGGTGTCGGGGACGCTGACGCGGACGAATGGGGCGGTGGTGCGCTTCACGGATCTGACGGACTCGGATGAGCTGACGGGGCGGCACCTTCCGTGCTTCGAGGGGCGCACCTTGTTGGATGTGCCCTACAGCGAGCTGCGGGAGGTGCGCTTTGCGCCTCCGCGCAGCTTCATGGAGTCCGCCTGGCTGCCGGCGCTGTTGGTGCCTCGGAGTGGGGAGCCAGTGCCGCTGCGGGTGTTCACGTTCTACGCCGGGACCGGGCGGCATGAGAGTGAGCAGGTGCGGATGGGCGGCATGACGTTCTGGGAGCACGGGCACGGCTACGCCGAGGGCGTGGGGCAGCGGGACTTCAAGGTGACGCACGAGGACGGGACTACGGGGCTGGTGGGTGTTCTCCAGGTGGCGCAGATCGTGTTCGACGCGCCGAGCGCTCCTCAGGTGAAGGGGGAGGAGGAGAAGCCCCAGCGCAAGGGGTTCTGGAGCCGGCTCTTCGGGTGA
- a CDS encoding cation diffusion facilitator family transporter, translating to MTTSAHKHGGSGHGHGHDHDHHGHDHDHGHGHGHGKPPRRPANLAEERRKDRNRLLFALILTGTIALAEAVGGYLTNSLALMSDAGHMLTDVSALALSLLALWFSGKPANLKKTYGYYRMEILSALVNGVLLLGITGIILFEAWQRFREPAPVQLGPMAIVATVGLVANLAALGFLHRTHSMNVRGAFLHVLGDALSSVGVLVGAGIMAMTGWYGVDPLISVLISVVIVVGAIRLVRDAVDVLLEAVPAHVDLEAVKELMLRVQGVSAVHDLHVWTISSGMYALSAHLVVANAMACNNDEILSAVKHELFDRFGIDHTTIQIESETYAHLGEVH from the coding sequence TTGACTACATCAGCGCATAAACACGGCGGCTCAGGACACGGACACGGGCATGATCACGACCACCATGGCCACGATCATGACCATGGGCACGGGCATGGGCACGGTAAGCCTCCCCGGCGTCCGGCCAACCTGGCCGAGGAGCGCCGCAAGGACCGCAACCGGCTGCTGTTCGCGCTGATTCTCACGGGCACCATCGCCCTGGCCGAGGCGGTGGGCGGCTATCTCACCAACTCGCTGGCGTTGATGTCCGACGCGGGCCACATGCTCACGGACGTGTCCGCGCTGGCGCTCAGCCTGCTGGCGCTGTGGTTCTCGGGCAAGCCGGCCAACCTCAAGAAGACCTACGGCTACTACCGCATGGAGATCCTCAGCGCGCTGGTCAACGGCGTGCTGCTGCTGGGGATCACCGGCATCATCCTCTTCGAGGCCTGGCAGCGCTTCCGGGAGCCGGCGCCCGTGCAGCTGGGGCCCATGGCCATCGTCGCCACGGTGGGCCTGGTGGCCAACCTCGCCGCGCTGGGCTTTCTGCACCGCACGCACTCGATGAACGTGCGCGGCGCGTTCCTCCATGTGCTGGGCGATGCCCTGTCCTCCGTGGGCGTGCTGGTGGGCGCCGGCATCATGGCGATGACGGGCTGGTACGGGGTGGATCCGCTCATCTCCGTGCTCATCTCCGTGGTGATCGTCGTGGGCGCCATCCGGCTGGTCCGTGACGCGGTGGACGTGTTGCTGGAGGCCGTGCCCGCCCACGTGGACCTGGAGGCCGTGAAGGAGCTGATGCTGCGGGTGCAGGGCGTGAGCGCGGTGCATGACCTGCACGTGTGGACCATCTCCAGCGGCATGTACGCGCTGTCGGCGCACCTGGTGGTCGCCAACGCCATGGCCTGCAACAACGACGAGATCCTCTCGGCGGTGAAGCACGAGCTGTTCGATCGGTTCGGGATCGATCACACCACCATCCAGATCGAGAGCGAGACGTACGCCCACCTCGGCGAGGTACACTGA
- a CDS encoding alpha/beta fold hydrolase: protein MNHYFRQDYLRVPDGSSLYFQVLGEGEPGMVLCDGLGCDGFAWKYLTPYLSRQHRVLRWHYRGHGRSGRPEDSRRFGMLYTCEDLDRLMDAAEVKQGIIFGHSMGVQVALEFHRRYAHRVRGLVLICGSYGNPLDTFHDSTYLKRVFPVLRHLVERYPARAARLIHSLLSTDLAMQVALSVELNRDLISKADLAPYFEHLARMDPVVFVRTLDSLATHTAWDHLPHVDVPTLIIAGERDKFTPSWLSRKMAEHIPGAELMLVPLATHTATLEYRELIELRIERFLRDRLGVQVPLPPRLPPGEGATPS from the coding sequence ATGAACCACTACTTCCGCCAGGACTACCTGCGCGTCCCCGATGGCTCCTCGCTGTACTTCCAGGTGCTGGGCGAGGGCGAGCCGGGCATGGTGCTGTGTGACGGACTGGGCTGCGACGGGTTCGCGTGGAAGTACCTCACGCCCTACCTCTCGCGGCAGCACCGGGTGCTGCGCTGGCACTACCGGGGCCATGGGCGCTCGGGGCGGCCCGAGGACAGCCGCCGCTTCGGCATGCTCTACACCTGCGAGGACCTGGACCGGCTCATGGACGCGGCCGAGGTGAAGCAGGGCATCATCTTCGGGCACTCCATGGGGGTGCAGGTGGCCCTCGAGTTCCACCGCCGCTACGCCCACCGCGTCCGGGGGCTGGTGCTCATCTGCGGCAGCTACGGCAACCCGCTGGACACCTTCCACGACTCCACCTACCTCAAGCGCGTCTTCCCGGTGCTGCGCCACCTGGTGGAGCGCTACCCGGCGCGGGCGGCCCGCCTCATCCACTCGCTCTTGAGCACGGATCTGGCCATGCAGGTGGCGCTCTCGGTGGAGCTCAACCGCGACCTCATCTCCAAGGCGGACCTGGCGCCCTACTTCGAGCACCTGGCGCGCATGGACCCCGTGGTGTTCGTCCGCACGCTGGACTCGCTGGCCACCCACACGGCGTGGGACCACCTGCCCCACGTGGACGTGCCCACCCTCATCATCGCGGGCGAGCGGGACAAGTTCACCCCCTCCTGGCTGTCGCGGAAGATGGCCGAGCACATCCCGGGCGCCGAGCTGATGCTGGTGCCCCTGGCCACCCACACGGCCACCCTGGAGTACCGGGAGCTCATCGAGCTGCGGATCGAGCGCTTTCTCAGGGATCGGTTGGGCGTCCAAGTGCCTTTGCCCCCCCGCCTGCCCCCCGGGGAGGGTGCCACTCCGTCGTAA
- the typA gene encoding translational GTPase TypA has translation MIARENIRNVAIVAHVDHGKTTLVDHMLRQAGIFRSNEAVVERVMDSNDLEREKGITILAKNTAVTYKGKQINIIDTPGHADFGGEVERGLRLVDGVILLVDAAEGPLPQTRFVLSKALGMGLKTVLVINKIDRQDARAKEVLDHVYSLYIDLGADDKQLEMPVLYTIARQGQASTQLEVPGKTLEPLFSAILDHIPPPPASDHDTPQLLVANLDYDDYVGRLAVGRVQAGRFTPNMPVSVVREGGKVQQGKIVKLYGFSGLKRAEIQDAGPGEIVSIAGIEDISIGDTLSHPEKPIALPRITVEEPTMMMIFRVNDGPLAGKEGKYVTSRNLRERLYREAYRNVAIRVEDTATPDAFRVVGRGELQLAVIIETMRREGYELTASNPEPVTKTIDGVLHEPMELLVCDVPENSVGAVTERLGPRKGRMVDMTQLGSGRTRLQFRIPARGLIGFRSEFLTITRGEGIMSSQFDGYEPWFGSIPKRSNGAMVSDRLGETVPYALFSIQERGYLFIGAGVTVYEGMIIGEHAHPSELNVNCCREKKLTNIRAAGRDENVILTPPREMGLEKALEWIADDELVEVTPKSIRMRKKALAVGERYRAERDRKREERSEA, from the coding sequence ATGATCGCTCGCGAAAACATCCGTAACGTCGCCATCGTCGCCCACGTCGACCATGGCAAGACCACCCTCGTCGACCACATGCTCCGTCAGGCGGGCATCTTCCGGAGCAACGAAGCCGTCGTTGAGCGGGTGATGGACTCCAATGACCTGGAGCGCGAGAAGGGCATCACCATTCTCGCGAAGAACACGGCGGTCACCTACAAGGGCAAGCAGATCAACATCATCGACACGCCGGGCCACGCGGACTTCGGCGGCGAGGTGGAGCGCGGCCTGCGCCTGGTGGACGGCGTGATTCTGCTGGTGGACGCGGCGGAAGGCCCCCTGCCCCAGACGCGCTTCGTGCTCAGCAAGGCGCTGGGCATGGGCCTGAAGACGGTGCTGGTCATCAACAAGATCGACCGTCAGGACGCGCGGGCCAAGGAAGTGCTGGACCACGTCTACTCGCTCTATATCGATCTGGGCGCGGACGATAAGCAGCTGGAAATGCCGGTGCTCTACACCATCGCGCGCCAGGGCCAGGCCTCGACGCAGCTGGAGGTGCCGGGCAAGACGCTGGAGCCGCTGTTCTCGGCCATCCTGGACCACATCCCGCCCCCGCCGGCGAGCGACCACGACACGCCGCAGCTGCTGGTGGCCAACCTGGATTACGACGACTACGTGGGCCGCCTCGCGGTGGGCCGCGTGCAGGCGGGCCGCTTCACCCCGAACATGCCGGTGTCGGTGGTGCGTGAGGGTGGCAAGGTGCAGCAGGGGAAGATCGTCAAGCTGTACGGCTTCTCGGGCCTGAAGCGGGCCGAGATCCAGGACGCGGGTCCCGGAGAGATCGTCTCCATCGCGGGCATCGAGGACATCTCCATCGGCGACACGCTCTCGCACCCGGAGAAGCCGATCGCGCTGCCGCGCATCACCGTGGAAGAGCCCACGATGATGATGATCTTCCGGGTGAACGACGGGCCGCTGGCGGGCAAGGAGGGCAAGTACGTCACCTCCCGCAACCTGCGTGAGCGCCTGTACCGCGAGGCCTACCGTAACGTGGCCATCCGCGTGGAGGACACGGCGACGCCGGACGCGTTCCGGGTGGTGGGGCGCGGCGAGCTCCAGCTGGCGGTCATCATCGAGACGATGCGCCGCGAGGGCTACGAGCTGACGGCGTCGAACCCGGAGCCGGTGACGAAGACGATCGACGGCGTGCTGCACGAGCCGATGGAGCTGCTGGTGTGCGACGTGCCCGAGAACAGCGTGGGCGCGGTGACGGAGCGGCTGGGGCCTCGCAAGGGCCGCATGGTGGACATGACGCAGCTGGGCTCGGGGCGTACGCGGCTCCAGTTCCGGATTCCGGCGCGTGGGTTGATCGGGTTCCGCTCGGAGTTCCTCACGATTACGCGCGGTGAGGGCATCATGAGCAGCCAGTTCGACGGCTACGAGCCGTGGTTCGGGTCGATCCCGAAGCGGAGCAACGGGGCGATGGTGTCGGACCGCCTGGGCGAGACGGTGCCGTACGCGCTGTTCAGCATCCAGGAGCGCGGCTACCTGTTCATTGGTGCGGGCGTGACGGTGTACGAGGGGATGATCATCGGCGAGCACGCGCACCCCTCGGAGCTGAACGTGAACTGCTGCCGCGAGAAGAAGCTGACGAACATCCGCGCGGCGGGCCGAGACGAGAACGTCATTCTCACGCCGCCGCGAGAGATGGGGCTGGAGAAGGCGCTGGAGTGGATCGCCGACGACGAGCTGGTGGAGGTGACGCCGAAGTCCATCCGCATGCGCAAGAAGGCGCTGGCGGTGGGCGAGCGTTACCGCGCCGAGCGCGACCGCAAGCGCGAGGAGCGCAGCGAGGCGTAA
- a CDS encoding Uma2 family endonuclease, producing the protein MGRKPASYADLEALPENVVGELIEGELYASPRPASGHALATTVLADELVGPFSRGKGGPGGWLLLFEPELRLGRDVLVPDMAGWRRERMPEMPDTVGFTLPPDWVCEVLSPSTVVLDRERKMRVYAREGVRHVWLVDPKARMLEVYRQEGSRWLLLGTHAGAVKVHAEPFEAHALELGALWAR; encoded by the coding sequence ATGGGACGCAAACCGGCCAGCTATGCGGATCTGGAGGCGTTGCCCGAGAACGTGGTGGGGGAGCTCATCGAGGGGGAGCTGTACGCGAGCCCAAGACCTGCTTCCGGGCATGCCCTGGCAACCACCGTGCTGGCCGATGAGTTGGTAGGGCCGTTCAGCCGGGGGAAGGGTGGGCCTGGGGGATGGCTGCTCTTGTTCGAGCCGGAACTTCGCTTGGGGCGAGATGTGCTGGTCCCAGACATGGCGGGATGGCGCCGTGAGCGGATGCCGGAGATGCCGGACACGGTGGGCTTCACGTTGCCACCGGACTGGGTGTGCGAGGTGCTCTCCCCATCGACGGTGGTGTTGGACCGGGAACGGAAGATGCGGGTGTACGCGCGCGAAGGCGTGCGGCACGTGTGGCTGGTGGACCCCAAGGCGCGGATGCTGGAGGTGTATCGGCAGGAGGGGAGCCGGTGGTTGTTGCTCGGCACGCACGCGGGGGCGGTGAAGGTGCATGCCGAGCCGTTCGAGGCGCATGCGCTGGAACTGGGCGCCCTCTGGGCTCGGTGA
- a CDS encoding sigma 54-interacting transcriptional regulator: MDFEKYQNLHTIIMLKEVIRKWWQAELAFADKHGVVQEWQRGDIVPPPNDFCRLSLLSKEGGRRCGQSVRVLHEKFKGSKRVRRALTHECHLNFTVIGAPLYVDNEYEGLLFIQGFARQPLGEREAQVLKAQIRELTPVDTDLDRAVARVPVMEASELSKLADLLEFAVTEIANYEAELSRKDETITSLSHELSDRYKFEKIIGRSTAMTEVFRLMEKVANSDSTVLINGESGTGKELVARAIHFNGPRKDKPFVVQNCSAFNDNLLESALFGHTRGSFTGALRDKKGLFEVADGGTFFLDEVGDMSPALQVKLLRVLQEGTFIPVGGTHSKEVDVRVIAATHKDLGELVKKGQFREDLYYRINVIRLHLPALRDRREDMAILIDHFLRKHHRENQRTRGLSPEALAILNAYPWPGNIRELENEIERLLVLGGDLEMIPPDLISSRIRDVVIPGGSSLMAPVRTTGKLNEAVEALEREMIQRGLARTQYNKSRLARELGISRSNLILKIAKYGLDRGPEGAEAED, translated from the coding sequence ATGGACTTCGAGAAGTACCAGAACCTGCACACCATCATCATGCTCAAAGAAGTCATCCGCAAGTGGTGGCAAGCGGAGCTGGCCTTCGCGGACAAGCATGGGGTGGTGCAGGAATGGCAGCGCGGAGACATCGTCCCCCCTCCGAATGATTTCTGCCGCCTGTCGCTGTTGTCCAAGGAGGGCGGCCGGCGCTGCGGCCAGTCGGTGCGGGTGCTCCACGAGAAGTTCAAGGGGAGCAAGCGCGTGCGCCGGGCGCTGACGCACGAGTGCCACCTGAACTTCACCGTGATTGGCGCGCCGCTCTACGTGGACAACGAGTACGAGGGCCTGCTCTTCATCCAGGGGTTCGCGCGCCAGCCGCTGGGCGAGCGCGAGGCGCAGGTGCTCAAGGCGCAGATCCGCGAGCTGACCCCGGTGGACACGGACCTGGACCGGGCGGTGGCGCGAGTGCCGGTGATGGAGGCCTCGGAGCTGAGCAAGCTGGCGGATCTGCTCGAGTTCGCGGTGACCGAGATCGCCAACTACGAGGCGGAGCTGTCGCGCAAGGACGAGACGATCACCTCGCTGTCGCACGAGCTGTCGGACCGCTACAAGTTCGAGAAGATCATCGGCCGCTCCACGGCGATGACGGAAGTCTTCCGGCTGATGGAGAAGGTGGCCAACTCGGACTCCACGGTGCTCATCAACGGCGAGTCGGGCACGGGCAAGGAGCTGGTGGCGCGGGCCATCCACTTCAACGGGCCGCGCAAGGACAAGCCCTTCGTGGTGCAGAACTGCTCGGCCTTCAACGACAACCTGCTGGAGAGCGCGCTGTTCGGCCACACCCGAGGCTCCTTCACGGGCGCGCTGCGCGACAAGAAGGGCCTGTTCGAGGTGGCCGACGGGGGCACCTTCTTCCTGGACGAGGTGGGCGACATGTCCCCTGCCCTCCAGGTGAAGCTGCTGCGCGTGCTGCAGGAGGGCACCTTCATCCCCGTGGGCGGCACCCACTCCAAGGAGGTGGACGTGCGCGTCATCGCCGCCACCCACAAGGATCTGGGCGAGCTGGTGAAGAAGGGGCAGTTCCGCGAGGACCTCTACTACCGCATCAACGTCATCCGCCTGCACCTGCCCGCGCTGAGGGATCGCCGGGAGGACATGGCCATCCTCATCGACCACTTCCTGCGCAAGCACCACCGCGAGAACCAGCGCACCCGGGGGCTGTCGCCCGAGGCGCTGGCGATCCTCAACGCCTACCCCTGGCCGGGCAACATCCGCGAGCTGGAGAACGAAATAGAGCGGCTGCTGGTGCTGGGCGGGGACCTGGAGATGATCCCTCCGGACCTCATCTCCAGCCGCATCCGGGACGTGGTGATACCGGGGGGCTCCTCGCTGATGGCGCCGGTGCGCACCACCGGCAAGCTGAACGAGGCGGTGGAGGCGCTGGAGCGGGAGATGATCCAGCGGGGCCTGGCGCGCACCCAGTACAACAAGAGCCGGCTGGCGCGGGAGCTGGGCATCAGCCGCTCGAACCTCATCCTGAAGATCGCCAAGTACGGGCTGGACCGGGGCCCGGAAGGGGCGGAGGCGGAAGACTGA
- a CDS encoding phosphatase PAP2 family protein produces the protein MSPSGLPLRELAVAALCTLLVGVAMAMTPPLPGDVAVARAVQALSPGTAWVPVLVSTAYAPTKFILMAIAVLGAWRLAGTRTAALVLGFIVLEQLLGEESKSIFSRPRPSPELIAVMGSPKGFSFPSTFITLYSVTVGALVLIAWRSARGAPRTAIITVGVALLVLAGAARVVPGAHWPSDVLGTYLICLSWLHAGLALIRRGDTRGNLQ, from the coding sequence ATGTCGCCTTCTGGCCTCCCCCTCCGAGAGCTCGCCGTCGCCGCGCTCTGCACGTTGCTCGTCGGCGTCGCCATGGCCATGACGCCCCCGCTGCCCGGAGACGTGGCCGTGGCGAGGGCCGTCCAGGCGCTCTCCCCGGGCACGGCCTGGGTGCCCGTGCTCGTCTCCACGGCCTACGCGCCCACGAAGTTCATCCTCATGGCCATCGCCGTGCTGGGAGCCTGGCGCCTCGCCGGCACGCGCACCGCCGCCCTGGTGCTCGGCTTCATCGTGCTCGAACAGCTCCTCGGCGAGGAGAGCAAGTCGATCTTCTCTCGCCCCCGCCCCTCCCCGGAGCTCATCGCCGTGATGGGCAGCCCCAAGGGCTTCTCCTTCCCCTCCACCTTCATCACCCTCTACAGCGTCACCGTGGGCGCGCTGGTTCTCATCGCCTGGAGATCCGCCCGAGGGGCCCCGCGGACCGCCATCATCACCGTGGGCGTGGCGCTGCTCGTCCTGGCCGGGGCCGCGCGCGTGGTGCCGGGCGCCCACTGGCCGAGCGATGTGCTCGGCACCTACCTCATCTGCCTGAGCTGGCTCCACGCAGGCCTGGCGCTCATCCGCCGAGGAGACACCCGTGGGAATCTTCAGTGA